A stretch of the Kroppenstedtia eburnea genome encodes the following:
- a CDS encoding UDP-N-acetylmuramoyl-tripeptide--D-alanyl-D-alanine ligase → MQKTLREITHWTRGKLVGGVSDPHLLVDGVSTDTRTLQRNNLYVPLKGERFDGHAFWMDAVRAGAAAALWNREVPLPKDPPIPLIQVEDTLIALQELAAGYRRELEVKVVGITGSNGKTTTKDLTAAILATRYRVHRTQGNLNNHIGLPLTLLSMPPDTEVAVVEMGMNHAGEIARLSKIAAPDLALVTNIGEAHLEFLGSRGAIADAKLEIREGMPSTGTLIIDGDEPLLRERLAGEERPVIRVGFGESNDDRILDLELKGRAGIAFTSSATDTRFETGLMGKHNALNALLGIQAARLLGLTETGIREGLKGAEGSGRRLETSTASNGMLVVDDSYNASPTAVRAAIDWLTSLEDYEEKWVLLGDMLELGVQEEALHREVGSYAVQQGIPRVFTLGERARWISEGARAAAPDLPVTHFNSVEEAVNTLRRRGGPGVAMLVKASLMARLDRVVQQLTKGEIQG, encoded by the coding sequence ATGCAGAAAACCCTGAGAGAGATCACCCATTGGACCCGTGGAAAACTTGTTGGCGGTGTTTCCGACCCCCATCTGCTCGTGGACGGGGTGTCCACCGACACTCGAACATTGCAGCGAAACAATCTGTACGTTCCCCTGAAGGGGGAACGGTTTGACGGACACGCCTTTTGGATGGATGCTGTCCGTGCCGGAGCCGCAGCTGCCCTCTGGAACCGGGAGGTTCCCCTCCCAAAGGATCCTCCCATCCCGTTGATCCAGGTGGAGGATACACTGATCGCCCTGCAGGAACTGGCGGCGGGATATCGACGGGAGCTGGAAGTGAAGGTGGTGGGCATCACCGGCAGCAATGGAAAAACCACCACCAAGGATCTGACTGCCGCGATTCTGGCGACGCGGTACCGGGTTCATCGGACACAGGGGAACCTGAACAATCATATCGGACTCCCCCTCACACTGCTGTCCATGCCGCCGGATACAGAAGTGGCCGTGGTGGAGATGGGGATGAACCACGCCGGGGAAATCGCCCGCTTGTCGAAAATCGCCGCTCCCGATCTGGCGCTGGTGACCAATATCGGGGAAGCCCATCTGGAGTTTCTCGGCAGCCGGGGCGCGATTGCCGACGCCAAACTGGAGATCCGGGAAGGGATGCCCTCCACGGGAACTCTGATCATTGACGGTGATGAACCCCTCCTGCGGGAACGCCTCGCCGGTGAGGAACGCCCCGTGATCCGGGTCGGTTTCGGGGAGTCCAATGATGATCGCATCCTGGATCTGGAATTGAAAGGGAGAGCAGGGATTGCTTTTACCTCCTCCGCCACAGACACCCGGTTTGAAACCGGGTTGATGGGCAAACACAATGCCTTGAATGCCTTGCTGGGGATTCAGGCAGCCCGGTTGCTGGGATTGACGGAAACCGGGATCCGGGAGGGATTGAAAGGGGCCGAGGGCTCGGGAAGGCGTCTGGAAACCTCCACGGCTTCCAATGGCATGCTCGTGGTGGATGACTCCTACAATGCCAGCCCGACGGCAGTGCGGGCCGCCATCGACTGGCTCACCTCCCTGGAAGATTACGAGGAAAAATGGGTCTTGCTGGGGGATATGCTGGAATTGGGAGTTCAGGAGGAGGCCCTTCACCGGGAAGTGGGCAGTTATGCCGTCCAACAGGGAATCCCCCGGGTGTTCACCCTGGGTGAGCGGGCCCGTTGGATTTCAGAGGGTGCCCGTGCCGCCGCTCCGGATCTGCCGGTGACCCATTTCAATTCGGTTGAAGAAGCAGTTAACACCCTCCGCCGGCGGGGAGGACCGGGGGTTGCGATGTTGGTCAAGGCATCCCTGATGGCCCGCCTGGACCGGGTTGTGCAGCAACTTACAAAAGGAGAGATCCAAGGATAA
- a CDS encoding UDP-N-acetylmuramoyl-L-alanyl-D-glutamate--2,6-diaminopimelate ligase produces MNLNTLIDSLAVAQITGNTDLEITGMEVDSRRVRPGDLFIALKGFTVDGHRFIRQAVEKGARAVVLEEEMEVEVPSIRVPDTRRAMAVLADVFYGHPTHDLNLIAVTGTNGKTTVTHLIRNILRECGHETGLIGTINMQIGDETYPVKNTTPDAVELQRGFRKMVDRGCTHAVIEASSHALHLGRTRGCRFKTAVFTNLTQDHLDYHGTMDHYRAAKGILFGQLGNVYTDKAEDQPLAVLNIDDEAGEIYMETTSAQVITYGVEHPADVRGENIRFYSGGTRFTLNTYRGSVDIDMKLMGKFSVYNALAAAAVALGEGISLEKIGEVLSRVKGVPGRLEAVDAGQPFPVLVDYAHTPDSLENVLTTVRGFTKGNIICVVGCGGDRDRGKRPQMARIAAENSNRVVITSDNPRTEDPRRIIDDMLAGVKDFPEDRIQVIPDRAEAIGYAVRHAQADDVVLIAGKGHETYQEINGVRHDFDDRKVARTAILGKE; encoded by the coding sequence TTGAACCTGAACACGCTGATCGATTCACTCGCAGTTGCACAGATCACCGGAAACACCGATCTCGAGATCACCGGTATGGAAGTCGATTCCCGGCGAGTCCGACCGGGTGACTTATTTATCGCTTTGAAAGGATTCACCGTGGACGGGCATCGCTTCATCCGCCAGGCGGTGGAAAAAGGAGCCCGGGCCGTCGTTCTGGAAGAGGAGATGGAGGTGGAGGTGCCCAGCATCCGCGTCCCCGACACCCGGAGGGCCATGGCTGTTCTGGCAGATGTTTTTTACGGCCACCCCACCCATGATCTGAACCTGATCGCGGTGACGGGAACCAACGGCAAGACCACCGTCACCCATCTGATCCGCAACATTCTCCGGGAATGCGGACATGAAACGGGCCTGATCGGCACCATCAACATGCAGATCGGGGATGAGACCTATCCGGTGAAGAACACGACGCCGGATGCGGTGGAACTGCAACGGGGATTCCGCAAGATGGTGGATCGCGGTTGCACCCATGCCGTCATTGAGGCTTCTTCCCATGCGCTGCATCTGGGGCGGACCCGGGGTTGCCGGTTTAAAACCGCGGTCTTCACCAATCTGACCCAGGATCATCTGGATTACCACGGGACGATGGATCACTACCGTGCCGCCAAAGGGATCCTTTTCGGTCAGCTGGGAAACGTCTATACGGACAAGGCGGAGGATCAGCCCCTGGCGGTATTGAACATCGATGATGAAGCGGGCGAAATCTATATGGAGACCACCTCCGCCCAAGTGATTACATACGGGGTGGAACACCCGGCCGATGTTCGCGGGGAAAACATCCGCTTTTATTCCGGCGGAACCCGCTTCACACTGAACACCTACCGGGGCAGCGTCGACATCGACATGAAGCTGATGGGGAAATTCAGTGTCTACAATGCCTTGGCGGCAGCGGCGGTCGCTTTGGGGGAAGGAATTTCCTTGGAGAAGATCGGCGAAGTTCTGTCCCGGGTCAAGGGGGTGCCGGGCCGTCTGGAGGCGGTCGATGCGGGCCAACCTTTCCCTGTGCTGGTCGATTACGCTCACACTCCGGACAGTCTGGAAAATGTGTTGACCACGGTCCGTGGATTTACCAAGGGAAACATCATCTGTGTGGTGGGTTGCGGCGGGGACCGGGACCGGGGCAAACGGCCGCAGATGGCTCGGATTGCTGCGGAAAACAGCAACCGGGTCGTCATCACCAGCGACAATCCCCGTACCGAGGATCCCCGGCGGATCATCGATGACATGCTGGCCGGGGTGAAGGACTTTCCGGAGGATCGGATCCAGGTGATTCCGGACCGGGCGGAAGCCATCGGGTATGCCGTCCGGCACGCCCAGGCGGATGATGTGGTGCTCATCGCCGGGAAAGGACACGAAACCTATCAGGAAATCAACGGAGTCCGCCACGATTTCGATGATCGCAAAGTGGCGCGAACAGCCATCCTTGGCAAGGAATAG
- a CDS encoding stage V sporulation protein D, whose product MPVPGNLVRKRLFIALVVGLLLFVGLLTRLGYVQLVQGKWLNEKAQDLWTRDIPFEGKRGRILDRNGEVLAYNVSSPSVLAIPAQIKDPSRTARELARILVAPEEKIYRQITKRELIVRLNPYGRKISEDRARAIQELRLPGITVAEDNKRHYPLGSLAAHVLGFAGIDNQGLAGLELIYDEKLRGTKGRVSFGANAKGERLPGSDDQYTPSEDGMDLVLTLDKNVQAIMEREMDQAMAQYEPDNVLAIAMDPKTGEILGMGSRPTFEPANFRNADPEVYNRNLPIWRTYEPGSTFKIITLAAALEENKVNLKEGFHDPGYIKVAGARLRCWKHGGHGSQSFLEVVENSCNPGFVTLGQRLGKEKLFQYIHKFGFGEKTGIDLSGEAKGILFKPKKVGPVELATTSFGQGVSVTPIQQVTAVAAAVNGGWLMEPRLQKGWKDPESGAVVKKTEPKVKRRVISEETSAQVRSSLESVVAKGTGRRAFIDGYRVGGKTGTAQKVGPDGRYLRNNHIVSFIGVAPMDDPEIVVYVAVDNPKGIQFGGVVAAPIVRNILHDSLRYMKVEKRKKQIPPETTPLTETYVKVPDLIGEEIADLRNSLYDTPLQASGKGKMVINQAPKPGERVKKGTPIRIYLGDK is encoded by the coding sequence TTGCCCGTACCCGGTAATCTGGTTCGGAAACGGTTGTTTATCGCCCTGGTGGTGGGTCTTCTGTTGTTTGTCGGCCTGCTGACCCGTCTCGGCTATGTGCAGCTGGTTCAGGGTAAATGGCTGAATGAAAAGGCTCAGGATCTGTGGACGCGGGATATCCCCTTTGAAGGGAAGAGGGGGCGGATCCTGGATCGAAACGGTGAAGTACTCGCCTATAATGTCAGTTCTCCTTCGGTTCTGGCCATCCCGGCCCAGATCAAGGATCCTTCCCGGACGGCCAGGGAACTGGCCCGGATCCTGGTGGCCCCGGAAGAGAAGATCTACCGGCAGATCACCAAAAGGGAACTGATCGTCCGCCTCAACCCTTACGGCCGGAAGATCAGCGAGGATCGTGCCCGGGCGATTCAAGAGCTCCGGCTTCCCGGAATCACCGTGGCCGAGGATAACAAACGCCATTATCCTTTGGGCAGTTTGGCTGCCCATGTTCTCGGCTTTGCCGGGATTGACAATCAGGGGTTGGCGGGGTTGGAACTGATCTATGATGAAAAGCTCCGGGGCACGAAAGGACGGGTCTCCTTCGGTGCCAACGCCAAAGGGGAAAGGCTGCCCGGCAGTGATGACCAGTACACACCTTCTGAAGACGGGATGGATTTGGTCCTGACTCTGGACAAGAATGTTCAGGCGATTATGGAGCGGGAAATGGACCAGGCGATGGCCCAGTATGAGCCGGACAATGTTCTGGCCATCGCCATGGACCCCAAAACCGGTGAGATCCTGGGCATGGGAAGCCGGCCCACCTTTGAGCCGGCCAATTTTCGCAATGCGGATCCCGAAGTGTACAACCGGAATCTGCCGATCTGGCGAACCTATGAGCCGGGCTCCACCTTTAAGATCATCACCTTGGCCGCCGCTCTGGAAGAGAATAAAGTCAATCTGAAAGAAGGATTTCACGATCCGGGCTATATCAAAGTGGCGGGAGCGAGACTCCGCTGTTGGAAGCATGGGGGACACGGTTCCCAAAGTTTCCTCGAAGTCGTGGAAAACTCCTGCAACCCGGGGTTTGTCACTCTGGGGCAACGCCTCGGCAAGGAGAAGCTGTTCCAGTATATCCACAAATTCGGTTTTGGTGAGAAAACCGGCATCGACTTGAGCGGGGAAGCCAAGGGGATTTTGTTTAAACCGAAGAAAGTGGGGCCTGTGGAATTGGCAACCACCTCCTTTGGTCAAGGTGTTTCGGTCACCCCGATCCAACAGGTGACCGCCGTGGCGGCGGCGGTCAACGGAGGCTGGCTGATGGAGCCCCGGTTGCAAAAGGGGTGGAAAGATCCGGAAAGCGGAGCCGTGGTGAAAAAAACGGAACCCAAGGTGAAACGCCGGGTGATCTCCGAAGAGACCTCGGCCCAAGTGAGGAGCTCCCTGGAGAGCGTGGTGGCCAAGGGAACCGGTCGCCGGGCGTTCATCGACGGATACCGGGTCGGGGGAAAGACCGGGACCGCCCAAAAGGTGGGCCCCGATGGCCGTTATCTTCGGAACAATCACATTGTCTCTTTTATCGGGGTGGCGCCGATGGATGATCCGGAGATCGTGGTCTATGTGGCCGTCGACAATCCCAAGGGCATTCAGTTCGGAGGAGTGGTGGCGGCTCCGATCGTGCGAAACATCCTGCATGACAGCCTTCGCTACATGAAGGTGGAAAAACGGAAGAAACAGATTCCCCCTGAGACCACCCCCTTAACGGAAACCTACGTAAAAGTGCCTGATCTGATCGGGGAAGAGATTGCAGATCTACGCAACAGTCTTTATGACACTCCTCTTCAAGCGAGCGGAAAAGGCAAAATGGTGATCAATCAGGCGCCCAAACCGGGAGAACGGGTGAAGAAGGGGACACCCATCCGCATCTATCTGGGTGACAAATGA
- a CDS encoding penicillin-binding protein — translation MNHETKKSKMRSLLVGLGITLMLSAVIFRLFWIQTVSASFLREQAQKTWEKKEVIQPNRGSILDRTGEVSFAESVDQYVIAADLSQVKNPRKTARELATVMEGFSEEELYQRLTKKGVRQVELKRKGNFKVSREVRDRIIALGLDGIYPIQTTGRQYPQGKQAAQVLGFLNVEGKPGGGLEQQYDSILKGHPGNIRFEKDAKGNPVPNSSEDYQPPDHGKNLVLTLDAEIQYTVEKTLDEIMAEYGAKGATAIVADPNNGEILAMASRPTFNPNEFDRTLDENNSVNRGVSTQYEPGSTFKIVTLAAAVEEGLFQPEERFQSGSIQVAGQTIRDWNESGWGEISYARGIHLSSNVAFVHLGEKLGADRLIRYIDRFGFGKITDAHGRKTGLDLPGEEAGYYFGHSPLHGTELATTAFGQGIAVTPIQQVMAVSAVANGGTLYRPWLVKEIRDPRTGKPVKKHKPYPVRREVISKKTAGTVRELLRGVVTEGTGRQAEVEGYQVAGKTGTAQKPREDGRGYAPGKYIVSFIGFAPAKNPKVVVYVAVDEPARSAHGGTVAAPAAGRIIGESLRQLGVPKAKPSRTPRESASKRDAADWTDRPVDQVKKELKGTGVKVNILGSGKRVIHQYPAPGESLSGGTVLLLTESPRALEMPDLTGRPLREAMEWCRLLELKPEIRGEGFVTRQSIPPGDPIMDQTEIRLELNPDSG, via the coding sequence ATGAATCACGAAACGAAAAAAAGCAAGATGAGGTCACTGCTGGTGGGGTTGGGGATCACTCTGATGTTGTCGGCAGTGATCTTTCGGTTGTTTTGGATCCAGACCGTCAGTGCTTCCTTCCTCCGGGAACAGGCGCAAAAAACATGGGAGAAAAAAGAGGTGATCCAGCCAAACCGGGGCAGTATTTTAGACCGGACCGGGGAGGTCAGCTTTGCTGAAAGCGTGGATCAGTACGTGATTGCGGCGGATCTCAGCCAGGTGAAAAACCCCCGGAAAACAGCCCGTGAACTGGCGACAGTGATGGAGGGTTTTTCCGAAGAGGAGCTTTATCAACGTCTGACCAAGAAAGGCGTCAGGCAGGTGGAGTTGAAACGGAAGGGAAATTTTAAAGTTTCCAGGGAAGTCAGGGATCGGATCATCGCTCTGGGGCTGGACGGGATTTATCCGATCCAAACCACGGGCAGACAATATCCCCAGGGGAAACAGGCTGCCCAGGTGCTGGGATTTCTCAATGTGGAAGGAAAGCCGGGAGGTGGGTTGGAGCAACAGTACGATTCCATCCTGAAGGGCCATCCCGGCAACATCCGATTTGAAAAAGATGCGAAGGGAAACCCCGTCCCCAACTCCTCCGAGGATTACCAACCGCCGGATCACGGAAAAAACCTGGTTCTTACCTTGGATGCCGAGATTCAGTACACCGTGGAGAAGACCCTGGATGAAATCATGGCTGAATACGGGGCCAAGGGGGCGACGGCGATCGTGGCCGACCCGAACAATGGGGAGATCCTGGCGATGGCCTCCCGCCCCACCTTCAACCCCAACGAGTTTGATCGGACCCTGGATGAAAACAACTCCGTCAACCGGGGGGTCAGCACTCAGTACGAACCGGGCTCCACCTTTAAGATCGTCACCTTGGCGGCGGCTGTTGAAGAGGGACTGTTCCAACCGGAGGAACGCTTCCAATCGGGAAGTATCCAAGTGGCGGGACAGACGATCCGGGATTGGAATGAGAGCGGTTGGGGTGAGATCTCCTATGCCCGGGGAATCCACCTTTCCAGCAATGTGGCATTTGTCCATCTGGGCGAGAAATTGGGGGCGGACCGATTGATACGTTATATCGACCGGTTTGGCTTCGGAAAAATCACCGATGCCCACGGGCGAAAGACCGGCCTCGACCTTCCGGGAGAAGAAGCGGGCTACTATTTTGGCCACAGCCCTCTCCATGGGACGGAACTGGCGACCACCGCCTTCGGGCAGGGGATTGCAGTCACCCCGATCCAGCAGGTGATGGCGGTGTCCGCCGTTGCCAACGGGGGGACTTTATACCGTCCCTGGCTGGTGAAGGAGATCCGGGACCCCCGGACGGGAAAGCCGGTGAAAAAGCATAAACCTTACCCCGTCCGCAGGGAAGTCATCTCCAAGAAGACCGCCGGTACGGTGAGAGAGCTTCTCCGGGGGGTGGTGACGGAGGGCACCGGTCGCCAGGCGGAAGTGGAAGGATACCAAGTGGCGGGGAAAACCGGTACCGCCCAGAAACCGAGGGAGGATGGGAGAGGTTATGCCCCGGGTAAATATATCGTCTCATTCATCGGGTTTGCCCCGGCGAAAAATCCCAAGGTGGTGGTTTATGTCGCAGTGGATGAGCCTGCCCGTTCTGCCCACGGAGGCACTGTGGCCGCCCCTGCCGCGGGTCGGATCATCGGGGAATCCCTCCGTCAACTGGGGGTTCCAAAAGCCAAACCCTCCCGAACCCCGCGGGAATCTGCGTCGAAGCGGGATGCGGCGGATTGGACGGACCGTCCGGTGGACCAGGTGAAAAAAGAATTGAAAGGGACCGGTGTGAAAGTCAACATCCTCGGCAGCGGAAAGCGTGTGATTCATCAATACCCGGCACCGGGGGAAAGCCTGTCCGGGGGTACGGTCCTGTTGCTGACGGAATCTCCGCGGGCCCTGGAGATGCCGGACCTGACCGGCCGCCCCCTGAGGGAGGCGATGGAGTGGTGCCGACTGTTGGAACTGAAACCGGAGATTCGCGGGGAAGGCTTTGTGACCCGGCAGTCGATTCCCCCCGGCGACCCGATTATGGATCAGACTGAAATCCGGTTGGAACTGAATCCGGACAGCGGATAA
- the rsmH gene encoding 16S rRNA (cytosine(1402)-N(4))-methyltransferase RsmH has translation MFRHETVMREEAVDGLLVRPGGIYVDCTLGGAGHSLLIAERLGKEGILIGLDQDDRALQAASDRLKGADCQVHLIKSNFRRLEEVLGRLGLDRVDGVLFDIGVSSPQLDEGERGFSYQHDAPLDMRMDPDGELTARDVVNDWSEEEIAHILFRYGEEKFSRRIARKIVETRSQYPIETTGELAAVIKEGIPAPARRKGPHPARRSFQAIRIAVNDELNAFEEGLEQAVRSLNSGGRVSVITFHSLEDRICKRFFQEKARGCICPPDFPVCTCGKTPELRIITKKSLQPSAAETGRNPRARSARLRIAEKCEEGQRER, from the coding sequence CGGGCACAGTTTATTGATTGCGGAGCGCTTGGGCAAAGAGGGGATCCTGATCGGGTTGGACCAGGATGATCGGGCACTGCAGGCCGCCTCCGACCGGTTGAAAGGTGCCGATTGTCAAGTTCACCTGATCAAGAGTAACTTTCGCCGCTTGGAAGAAGTGTTGGGGCGGTTGGGTCTGGATCGGGTGGATGGAGTCCTTTTTGACATCGGGGTTTCCTCCCCGCAACTGGATGAAGGGGAGCGGGGATTCAGTTACCAGCATGATGCTCCCCTGGATATGCGGATGGACCCTGATGGAGAATTGACCGCCCGTGACGTGGTGAACGATTGGTCCGAAGAGGAGATCGCGCATATTCTGTTTCGTTACGGGGAGGAGAAGTTTTCCAGGAGGATTGCGCGCAAAATTGTGGAAACCCGTTCCCAATATCCCATCGAAACCACCGGAGAGCTGGCTGCGGTGATCAAGGAGGGGATTCCGGCTCCGGCGAGACGGAAAGGTCCGCATCCCGCCCGCCGCAGTTTCCAGGCGATCCGGATCGCGGTCAACGATGAATTGAACGCTTTTGAAGAGGGATTGGAGCAGGCGGTCCGCTCTCTGAATTCCGGTGGCCGGGTGAGTGTCATCACTTTTCACTCTCTGGAAGACCGGATCTGCAAGCGTTTTTTCCAGGAAAAAGCGAGAGGGTGCATTTGCCCGCCGGATTTTCCCGTCTGCACTTGCGGGAAAACGCCGGAACTCCGCATCATCACAAAGAAATCCCTGCAACCGTCGGCGGCGGAAACCGGACGAAACCCCCGGGCGCGGTCCGCCAGGTTGCGTATTGCGGAAAAGTGTGAGGAGGGTCAAAGAGAGAGATGA